CCATGAGTACTTGTAACGTTTCTGTCTTCAGTGACCACATGAAAATCACAGGGTCGCTGCTCTCTATCGGAGggtgtgtggctcttaaaagagccgttgtgttggTCAGTCGGTCCCGGGGGTCTTCACTTCTTCGCGGGCTTCTCGGTCTTCTTGGGCAGCAGCACCGCCTGGATGTTGGGCAGCACGCCGCCCTGAGCGATGGTGACTCCgcccagcagcttgttgagCTCCTCGTCGTTGCGGACAGCCAGCTGCAGGTGACGGGGGATGATCCTGGTCTTCTTGTTGTCGCGGGCCGCGTTACCGGCCAGCTCCAGGATCTCAGCGGTCAGGTACTCGAGCACCGCCGCCAGGTAGACCGGAGCTCCGGCACCGACACGCTGGGCGTAGTTGCCCTTCCTGAGTAGCCTGTGGACACGACCCACCGGGAACTGGAGCCCGGCCCTGGAGGAGCGGGTCTTGGCCTTGGCTCGGGCCTTTCCTCCGGTTTTGCCTCGTCCGCTCATATTTATTCTCAGATAATGGTTCTGAACAAATGTGAGTAGAACACTTCGAACCTTCCTCTTTATGTCCGCGGAAAGCGCGGGACGGTTTCTCTGGACCAACCAGAGAGGAGCCCGGTGCAGGGGGGTTGGCCCCGGGCTTTAGTCCAATGAGCAGCGGAGTCT
The sequence above is a segment of the Scophthalmus maximus strain ysfricsl-2021 chromosome 2, ASM2237912v1, whole genome shotgun sequence genome. Coding sequences within it:
- the LOC118300304 gene encoding histone H2A-like; the protein is MSGRGKTGGKARAKAKTRSSRAGLQFPVGRVHRLLRKGNYAQRVGAGAPVYLAAVLEYLTAEILELAGNAARDNKKTRIIPRHLQLAVRNDEELNKLLGGVTIAQGGVLPNIQAVLLPKKTEKPAKK